The DNA segment GCTTTCGCACCATTTTACTGAACGAGAGCGGCACTCAACCCAGTGATCAGTTTCAGTGCTCGCAACAAGCAGACAAGAAACTGAAGTTGCTGTACTACGCTCGACCGGAGGAGCTCTGCGCACGGGCTTTTGAAGCCTTTGTCGAAGACAGCAGGCCCAGCAACAGGTTTCTGGTGAGTGGCACTGTTTATTCGGATGAGGCAAAAGCGGGGCTGTACCCAAGGGGCCAGCACAGAGCGGCGATCAACGAAGCGTTTGGAAACTACTTCCAGGCCTTGGGTAAAGCGTTATATCGGGAACAGACCCAAGCTCAATGAGAGCGGTAATCGCTCTGGTTGCGCCTGCATCAGCTTTCGGAAGAAAGGCGTTTTGAGTTATCGATAGCACGTTTAAGAAGGGGTTCAAGGATGCGCAAGCTGGTTGTCCACCAAGGGGTGTGGCCACCGGATAGCGTATCTAACCACGCCATTTGCACCTCTAGCCCTGTGTCCCAAAGCGCAGCGAGTTTTTCTGCGACCATGCGGCGGTTTTCCAAAATAACTTTTGGATTTGAGGGAGCGTGCGTCAACAGCATGCCAACACGCAAATTTATGGTTGATAGCGCGACAGGCCCGGCATCCATGAGCATGCAGCTCAATTTCCAAACATCGGATCTAGCGTCGGGTGTTATTGGAATTATTGCGGACAGGCGATCAATCGCGAACATTTTGCATTCCAGAAGTGGGTTTTTGGGAATGCAACTGGCGAGAGTGCAGACCTTTTTATCGAAATGGATACGACAAACGGATGCTTACCCGGCTGCTCAGATGACTAGTGTAACACCATTCTCAACCTTCCGAATGATCTGCAATTCAGAAGCTGGCGTAAATTTTACTCAACTCAATGCGAGAGCATCGTCTATGCACATGACACTTGGCGAACTGAAATCCCGCAGGCACGAACCCATCAGCCTGGTTGAAATTGTGTCCATGGAGGGTCGGTATTACATGGTTCGCTTTTATATTGGGGGTTCGGGCTATATTTTGGCTAATGATCAGGATAAAGCGGTGTTGTTTGCAGGTGCTTGCGTTGCACGTGAAGTCATGCGAGGTTTTATTGTGGCGGAGTTCGACCTGATTCCGCCAACTGGAACGGACGAGATGATCGGTATGCCAGACTCCAGCTCTGAGCCTATGCGGGTTCAGTTTTAGCGAATTGCCAGGCTGCCTTCGTTATTTTTCTGGTTTTTTGGCGCAATTTGGTACGGCCAACAATTATGGCGATTTCGGCGTATCTTTTGAGGACTGCCTAACATCATACATCCACCACTTTTGTTACAATGCAAAAAATGGTGACAAAGTGGTGTTAAAGTGAAAAATCGGATCAGCAGCGTATCGTATCGAAGCCTGGTTTTTGGCGGAATGTTGATTTTGTTGTCGGGCTGTGGCGGTGGTGGAGATGAGTCGGATACTGCTGGTGTAGCGAAGCCAAGTGCGGTGGTGGCTACGGCAAATACGACCGCAGTTAGTCCGGCGCGTAGCACAGAAAGTTCTCCCGCGAATCAGGCGACTTTGAGTTGGAGGGCGCCTGTAACACGAGTAAATGGTGATACTTTAAGTGGTCAAGACTTGGCCAGCTACGAAATTCGTTACGGCACCAGTGCCGAAAACCTCAATCGCTCTGCAATCTTTGACGGCGCGGCCGGTCTGATCGACATGTCTTACACCATTGAAAATCTGTCTGCTGGTACCTGGTATTTCACTGTCCAAGCGAGAGATGACAATGGGCTGCTAAGCTCACCTTCAGCCGTTGTCAGCAAGACTATCTCCGTCTAACAGGTCACGCTGCATACATTGATGCCTATTCAACCGTCAATCGATATATATTTCCCTTGCCGGACCCCAGCGGCTTGCCAATGGCCCGTCAGAAAGTGCTTTTAGCCGCACAAAATACCGCTTTCCGGGAATCAGGCGCAAGCCTGCATTAGTTCCCGGTATATCTGCTTCCTTGATAATCGGATAAAAATCCGGGTCTGCAGAAAGCTGCAAACGATACTTGGTGGCTGTTTCCACTGATTCCCAGAATATTCGCACCTGCTGATCCAAGTAGTTTATTGAGATGATTTTCACCGGTGGCAAACTGCCGTCAATGATCAGACCGTGGACGTTGCTGGTGGCAGTGGAGTCGCCGCCGGCTTCGGTTTTAACCCGCCAGTAATACTGGCCGGGAGACAGTTGTTGCGATAGCTGCGCTTCGCTTTGTTGTGCCCACTCGCTGGTTGCTACCAGATTTTCGAACTGCGGCGTGGCTGAAATCTGAATTTGGGCGATTTCGTTGTCGCCGTTTAGGCCCCAGCTAAATTCGGGCTGATTGGTGGTGGTCTTGCCGTCGATAGGCTCTAACAATTTGGCGGCGCGGGCTTGAAGGTCAACGTTGAATGGCACAACCGCAGGCAAACCCGCTATGCCCTGATAGTCTAATGCCGCGAGCTGAATTTCATAGTGGCCGTTGTTCAGCCGGCTTATGTCAAAACGGTTACCAGCCAGTGTGCGACTGTCTACCCATCGCCCGCTGCCGGTATCAAAAATATCCAGCCTGTGAGTTTTCGCAAGGCTTTGCCATTGTAGTTCTGCGGGCAGCTTACGCAGAATGGCCGGCAGGTTGGCAACGGTGGGTGGTGGTGCAAGTTTGTACAGGCGAGCATCGCCGCCGTGCTGTGTGGTTACGTGGGCGCCATAACCCGCTGGCACGTCTACGGAGTGCCCCTGTTGGCCAAAATGAACGTCGCCATTAATAACCTGCAAATTCGTGCCCCGATCGTTTGCCTGAATCGCAAACTGAGTGCCATCCACCGCGGCTGTTGCCGAGGGAGTCTCAATTTCGAAACGGCTGCCACCGCTGACCACTTCCTTTACGTTGGTAAAAACTTCGCCACGATTCAGCCTCAAGCGGGTATCAATCATGCCTGGCTTGCCAAACTGGGTCATGCGGTTAAACGCCAGTCTAGAATGTGGTGACAGGCGGATTTCAGAGCCTTCGGCCAGGGTGACAGTGGTGTTACCGGAGCCAGACAGTAACTCGTCACCCGCGCGGATCAGTGTGTTTATAGTCAGTGGCCGGCGCTGGCCGTTGCTGGTTAGCAGTTGTACCCGACCAGATACAGAGGTTGCACGGGCGGGCTGTGGCTGGTGTTTTAACCAGTTCATAGGAATGCGCATCTGCTCGCCTGCTACCGGCAGCAGAGCGTCGTTCAGGCTGTTGTGTTTTAGCAATTGCTGGGCGTTGTGGGGTGGGGCCAGTAACTGCGTGGCTAGCTGCTGAACGCTGTCGTCTTTTTGCAGGGTGTAAACCCATTCAGCGAGTGCCGTGCCCGAGCTGTTTGCGGGCACACCCGAGCCCATCGCAAGGGGCAAGTGGGCTTGTAACGATGTGTTGTAAAGTAGCGTAACTAAGAGCAGTGGTAAAATACGCACGACTAAAAGACTACTACGCAGCATTTTATCCGTCATAGGCTGCCATCACCTGCGCTGGCACTGCAGCTTTGTATAGCTTTTGGTCTTTACGGCTTTGTGCTTGCTGGCTGCGATGCGACAGGCCGGACATGCCCGAAATCTGACAGTTCAGCACCAGTAAATCGTTATTGTTGTGCAGTACAACACTCAGAAAATGCTGACCTGTTTCGAAAGCATCGCAACTCTGACGGCGTCTGCAAATAATGCCCTGTTCATGCTGAGATTGCTCCGGCCCATCCTCAAGCAACGCAATGCGCATCTAGCTCTCCTGCAACAAGTAAGTGGCTGTTCAGCAAGCGGTCTTCCGG comes from the Marinobacter psychrophilus genome and includes:
- a CDS encoding fibronectin type III domain-containing protein, which translates into the protein MKNRISSVSYRSLVFGGMLILLSGCGGGGDESDTAGVAKPSAVVATANTTAVSPARSTESSPANQATLSWRAPVTRVNGDTLSGQDLASYEIRYGTSAENLNRSAIFDGAAGLIDMSYTIENLSAGTWYFTVQARDDNGLLSSPSAVVSKTISV
- a CDS encoding FecR family protein, encoding MTDKMLRSSLLVVRILPLLLVTLLYNTSLQAHLPLAMGSGVPANSSGTALAEWVYTLQKDDSVQQLATQLLAPPHNAQQLLKHNSLNDALLPVAGEQMRIPMNWLKHQPQPARATSVSGRVQLLTSNGQRRPLTINTLIRAGDELLSGSGNTTVTLAEGSEIRLSPHSRLAFNRMTQFGKPGMIDTRLRLNRGEVFTNVKEVVSGGSRFEIETPSATAAVDGTQFAIQANDRGTNLQVINGDVHFGQQGHSVDVPAGYGAHVTTQHGGDARLYKLAPPPTVANLPAILRKLPAELQWQSLAKTHRLDIFDTGSGRWVDSRTLAGNRFDISRLNNGHYEIQLAALDYQGIAGLPAVVPFNVDLQARAAKLLEPIDGKTTTNQPEFSWGLNGDNEIAQIQISATPQFENLVATSEWAQQSEAQLSQQLSPGQYYWRVKTEAGGDSTATSNVHGLIIDGSLPPVKIISINYLDQQVRIFWESVETATKYRLQLSADPDFYPIIKEADIPGTNAGLRLIPGKRYFVRLKALSDGPLASRWGPAREIYID
- a CDS encoding DUF6482 family protein encodes the protein MHMTLGELKSRRHEPISLVEIVSMEGRYYMVRFYIGGSGYILANDQDKAVLFAGACVAREVMRGFIVAEFDLIPPTGTDEMIGMPDSSSEPMRVQF